One stretch of Methanocellales archaeon DNA includes these proteins:
- a CDS encoding aldehyde ferredoxin oxidoreductase C-terminal domain-containing protein → MKGAWGKLLRVDLTQETTSVVEPEEEIYKTFLGGQALGLYFLFKEGIASPDVKPDDPKNMLQFLVGPVTGATPGGRSCIVTKSPYNFQCQTLAAGLTPTEMKFAGWDGIQVVGKASSPVYLSVVNDDVEIRDASHLWGMDHEEADAEIMKDTYAPYTHRAESMLTTGEMPPLLAAKHPADPNKGIGAKRLARSWTIGTAGENKVWYAATMTEGARAHGRAGSGCIMGDKKLKGIVIAGTKGHSMADKKAVLELNRKIWAFMKTERSARVYGTSSGWTNSMRTSCYPIRNWQEGSWEDPEALMAFVGSFMKNASYVKPQACRGCARHCLWTARITSEDERMDGTITDMPDWEAMGTVGGNLGFLIPEDHPEWHPRDPYPGDHWDLKRALDKLQRGTMLHDNLGMDYIEGGNNLALVMELMEKKLITAADIDGINLVWGNIDAVDDMLHKIAHREGIGDKLANGTYETAKYFAALKNNPDIMKYHMATHRYGQPAHTVRGGCKSALSYLTTIKPNCHTEGSGEGQALIDQQDLAYSNNSAVICSFVRTSWGAEGMASMTKACTGWNDWTYDKHLTVGNRAAVMGRTFELYTQMNDAGFSPTAWDHLTPWKWFNSPFTAGPWPKGTSILYEDGLVVDEAKLYGTKLPAYYELRGYTKTTGIPTAAKIEASGLKDLLGSAVTALLSKFGE, encoded by the coding sequence ATGAAAGGTGCTTGGGGTAAACTACTCAGAGTGGATTTAACACAAGAAACCACAAGCGTTGTGGAGCCAGAAGAGGAGATATACAAGACATTCCTTGGTGGTCAGGCTTTAGGACTGTACTTCCTGTTTAAGGAGGGTATCGCTAGCCCCGATGTGAAGCCAGACGATCCTAAAAACATGCTACAATTCCTCGTAGGTCCTGTAACCGGAGCAACACCTGGGGGGAGGTCCTGTATAGTCACCAAGTCTCCCTACAATTTCCAGTGCCAAACCCTAGCTGCAGGTCTTACCCCCACTGAGATGAAGTTTGCAGGATGGGATGGCATCCAAGTGGTTGGAAAGGCCAGCAGTCCTGTCTATCTGTCAGTCGTGAATGACGACGTGGAGATAAGGGATGCGAGCCATCTCTGGGGAATGGATCATGAGGAAGCCGATGCCGAAATTATGAAGGACACCTACGCGCCCTATACGCACAGGGCAGAGAGCATGCTGACTACTGGTGAAATGCCACCCCTGCTCGCTGCGAAACACCCTGCAGACCCGAACAAGGGCATTGGTGCGAAGAGACTGGCCAGATCGTGGACGATCGGAACAGCAGGTGAAAACAAGGTATGGTATGCAGCCACTATGACAGAGGGTGCCAGGGCTCACGGCAGAGCCGGTTCAGGTTGCATCATGGGCGACAAGAAGCTCAAGGGCATAGTCATCGCAGGTACCAAAGGACACTCGATGGCAGACAAGAAGGCTGTTTTGGAACTCAACAGGAAGATCTGGGCTTTTATGAAAACTGAGCGGAGTGCAAGAGTATACGGCACTTCTTCTGGTTGGACCAACAGCATGAGAACGTCTTGTTACCCCATCAGAAACTGGCAGGAAGGCTCCTGGGAAGACCCAGAGGCTCTCATGGCCTTCGTAGGCTCCTTCATGAAGAATGCCTCCTACGTCAAGCCCCAGGCTTGCCGGGGTTGTGCCCGTCACTGCCTGTGGACGGCTAGGATCACCAGCGAAGACGAGAGGATGGACGGCACAATCACAGACATGCCAGACTGGGAAGCCATGGGCACAGTGGGCGGAAATCTCGGCTTTTTGATACCGGAAGATCATCCTGAGTGGCATCCAAGGGACCCCTATCCAGGAGATCACTGGGACTTGAAGAGGGCACTGGACAAGCTTCAGAGAGGCACCATGCTGCATGACAACCTTGGTATGGACTACATAGAGGGCGGAAATAACCTCGCACTCGTCATGGAGTTGATGGAGAAGAAGTTGATCACAGCGGCAGACATCGATGGAATCAACCTCGTATGGGGCAACATAGACGCTGTTGATGACATGCTGCACAAGATCGCCCACAGAGAAGGCATCGGGGACAAGCTAGCAAACGGCACTTACGAGACCGCCAAGTATTTCGCTGCGCTGAAGAACAATCCTGACATAATGAAGTATCACATGGCAACTCATCGCTATGGCCAGCCAGCCCACACCGTAAGGGGTGGATGCAAGTCAGCCCTTTCCTACCTCACCACGATAAAGCCCAACTGTCATACCGAGGGCAGTGGAGAAGGTCAAGCCCTGATAGACCAACAGGATTTAGCATATTCGAACAATTCGGCAGTAATCTGCAGTTTCGTTAGAACATCCTGGGGTGCCGAGGGCATGGCATCCATGACAAAGGCTTGCACAGGCTGGAACGACTGGACCTACGACAAGCACCTGACGGTTGGAAATAGGGCAGCTGTTATGGGAAGGACATTCGAGCTGTACACCCAGATGAACGATGCAGGATTCAGCCCGACCGCATGGGATCACCTGACTCCATGGAAATGGTTCAATTCGCCATTCACGGCAGGACCCTGGCCGAAAGGGACCTCTATACTATATGAAGATGGCCTGGTGGTCGACGAGGCAAAGTTGTACGGTACAAAACTCCCAGCGTACTATGAACTGAGAGGCTACACCAAGACCACAGGCATACCAACTGCGGCAAAGATCGAAGCAAGCGGGCTCAAGGACCTCTTGGGAAGCGCTGTAACAGCGCTGTTGAGCAAGTTCGGCGAATAA